A genome region from Schlesneria paludicola DSM 18645 includes the following:
- a CDS encoding MFS transporter has translation MSDTTLPEELSRSGRICVLIAAFSGLVFDGFELGLMPVASQSVTASLVGSAFTKTLGGNWFAWYMASLMLGAAIGGIVLGSLGDRVGRTRAMGISILFYSLFAGMGGWVTTQEQMLVLRFLVGLGVGGMWPNGVALVAECWPNTSRPLVSGILGAGINVGILFLSQLTRIWPVTADSWRWIFQLSALPALLGVVVLIALPESPKWLATRGPSKKSNVPWREFTRPPLSQALFVGILLSSIPLIGAWAGSKWMIPWAEEVAGKVQTGYKSITQGWWALGATLGSFSGAQIAGLLGRQRSYFLISLGTTILTIALFQWTAPLEPSFLPIVFAQGFVSTLFFGWLPLYLPELFPTAVRATGTGVAMNTGRFVTAGGVLLAGTLFVLLGGKYPAVGTVVGLFYGLGMITIWFAPETAGRSLDSK, from the coding sequence ATGAGTGACACGACGTTACCGGAAGAGCTCTCACGATCGGGGCGCATCTGCGTTTTGATTGCGGCATTCAGTGGACTCGTATTTGACGGATTTGAACTCGGTCTGATGCCGGTTGCATCACAATCCGTCACCGCGAGTCTTGTCGGTAGTGCGTTCACGAAAACTTTGGGCGGAAACTGGTTTGCCTGGTACATGGCATCGCTGATGCTGGGGGCCGCGATCGGTGGCATTGTCCTGGGGTCATTAGGAGATCGAGTTGGCCGCACGCGGGCGATGGGAATCTCGATTCTGTTTTATTCACTGTTCGCTGGAATGGGCGGTTGGGTGACCACTCAGGAACAGATGCTGGTGCTGCGGTTTCTCGTGGGGCTTGGCGTTGGCGGGATGTGGCCCAACGGTGTGGCGCTTGTCGCCGAATGCTGGCCCAATACTTCTCGTCCGCTGGTGTCTGGGATTCTGGGTGCAGGAATCAACGTCGGCATCCTGTTCCTGTCGCAGTTGACACGGATCTGGCCCGTGACGGCCGATTCGTGGCGTTGGATCTTTCAGTTGTCGGCATTGCCTGCCCTCTTGGGGGTTGTGGTGCTGATCGCATTGCCGGAATCGCCGAAGTGGCTGGCGACGCGGGGACCTTCGAAGAAGTCGAATGTTCCTTGGCGTGAGTTCACACGTCCGCCGCTATCGCAGGCGCTTTTCGTCGGGATTCTCTTGAGTTCGATTCCGCTTATCGGAGCATGGGCTGGCAGCAAATGGATGATTCCCTGGGCGGAAGAAGTCGCAGGGAAAGTTCAGACCGGTTACAAGTCGATCACACAAGGTTGGTGGGCACTGGGCGCAACGCTGGGAAGCTTTTCAGGGGCGCAGATCGCGGGATTGCTGGGGCGACAACGTTCTTATTTCCTGATCAGCCTGGGGACGACCATTTTGACGATCGCTCTGTTTCAGTGGACCGCACCCCTTGAGCCCTCATTCCTGCCGATCGTGTTCGCTCAGGGGTTTGTTTCGACCTTGTTTTTCGGCTGGCTGCCGCTGTACTTGCCCGAGCTATTCCCGACTGCCGTTCGAGCCACTGGCACTGGTGTCGCTATGAATACGGGGCGTTTTGTCACGGCGGGCGGCGTCCTTCTCGCGGGAACATTGTTCGTGCTGCTGGGAGGCAAGTACCCGGCAGTAGGAACGGTCGTGGGGCTGTT